One genomic segment of Alphaproteobacteria bacterium HT1-32 includes these proteins:
- a CDS encoding phytanoyl-CoA dioxygenase family protein — protein MIFYICNVRPQSERRQGQAHRITEQDKPMTILTDAQIRQFRETGWLLASNAVTPGQLAGLKQELKGWVSDSRNHTGMYGETGFPKPRFDCAPDHKPDHPQLRRVNNPQEISEIYAEVGFNSAMVDMAADLVGPAVKFHHSKVNNKQPGGSTVVDWHQDFTYTPHTNDDMVTALLLLDDMTAENGCLLVAPGSHLNGAKSLWQDGRFTGKVDAPTSDAAAAIARPVTGKAGDVCLMHSKLLHASEANVSDHPRGLFIVNYVSADAMSLAPSPMANSNEGKILRGEAARFARLTETSVELPADYGSITFFELQNPGSTS, from the coding sequence ATGATATTTTACATATGCAACGTCAGACCGCAATCTGAACGAAGACAGGGACAGGCACACCGCATCACCGAACAGGATAAACCGATGACAATTCTGACAGACGCGCAAATCCGGCAGTTTCGGGAAACCGGATGGCTGCTGGCCTCCAACGCGGTCACGCCAGGACAACTGGCCGGCCTGAAACAGGAGCTGAAGGGCTGGGTCAGTGACAGCCGGAACCATACCGGCATGTATGGTGAAACCGGCTTTCCCAAACCCCGGTTTGACTGTGCCCCGGATCATAAACCCGACCATCCGCAACTGCGTCGGGTCAATAACCCGCAGGAGATATCCGAAATCTATGCGGAAGTCGGGTTCAACAGTGCGATGGTTGATATGGCGGCAGACCTTGTCGGCCCGGCGGTCAAGTTTCATCATTCAAAGGTGAACAACAAACAGCCCGGCGGCAGCACCGTTGTCGACTGGCATCAGGACTTCACCTACACGCCGCATACCAACGACGACATGGTCACGGCCCTGCTGTTGCTGGACGATATGACTGCCGAGAATGGCTGCCTGCTGGTCGCTCCGGGGTCCCATCTGAACGGTGCGAAAAGCCTCTGGCAGGACGGCAGGTTCACCGGCAAGGTGGATGCTCCGACATCAGACGCGGCAGCGGCCATCGCCCGGCCCGTCACCGGCAAGGCCGGGGATGTCTGCCTGATGCATTCCAAGCTGCTGCATGCCTCCGAAGCCAACGTATCTGACCATCCGCGCGGTCTGTTCATCGTCAATTATGTCAGTGCCGACGCAATGTCGCTTGCCCCCTCGCCGATGGCGAACAGCAATGAAGGCAAAATCCTGCGGGGCGAGGCGGCACGATTTGCCAGACTGACCGAAACTTCCGTTGAATTACCTGCCGATTACGGCAGCATCACCTTCTTTGAACTCCAGAATCCGGGCAGTACCTCCTGA
- a CDS encoding creatininase family protein, producing the protein MLAGCLCGIRNAADIRSLQRNPPAKSGFPSGSPGRLPTETEKKVLKPVSNDYGDLSQDILTRRAADGRIVALLPVGAFENHGPHLPLGTDHIIADELSLRVAASLEEAVIRLPGIWLGVSGEHVSDDMAPQATLSIEAGTLIDQIDGIAAGLVRAGIRHLLLLNGHGGNIAALNIAILNVRRKHGVLAANAHWLDFGLPDDLDAPTEARADVHGGWLETALMLAIRPELVRLDKATANPATEGGSLLFPAGPVQWGWKTDDLATGGWVGRPDLATPETGQQLLTHALKHFQLLTTEMAARKL; encoded by the coding sequence TTGCTTGCCGGCTGTTTATGCGGTATCCGGAATGCTGCCGATATCCGGTCCTTGCAGCGCAATCCGCCCGCAAAGTCCGGCTTCCCGTCAGGCAGTCCGGGCAGGCTGCCGACAGAGACAGAGAAGAAAGTTTTGAAACCAGTGTCTAACGACTATGGCGACCTGTCACAGGACATACTGACCCGCCGTGCCGCGGATGGCCGCATTGTTGCCCTGTTGCCGGTCGGTGCTTTTGAGAATCACGGCCCTCACCTGCCGCTTGGTACCGATCACATCATCGCCGATGAATTGTCACTGCGCGTCGCCGCCAGTCTGGAAGAGGCTGTCATCCGGCTTCCCGGCATCTGGCTTGGCGTCTCCGGCGAGCATGTCTCGGATGATATGGCACCCCAGGCGACCCTTTCCATTGAGGCAGGCACCCTGATCGACCAGATCGACGGCATCGCAGCAGGCCTGGTACGGGCCGGTATCCGTCATCTGCTGCTACTGAACGGTCATGGCGGGAACATCGCGGCTCTCAATATCGCCATACTGAACGTGCGACGAAAACATGGCGTTCTGGCGGCCAACGCGCACTGGCTCGATTTCGGCCTTCCGGATGATCTCGACGCTCCGACAGAGGCCCGTGCAGATGTCCATGGCGGCTGGCTGGAAACCGCGCTGATGCTGGCCATCCGGCCTGAACTGGTACGGCTCGACAAGGCCACGGCAAACCCCGCTACCGAGGGAGGGAGCCTGCTGTTCCCGGCAGGGCCGGTTCAGTGGGGCTGGAAAACAGATGACCTCGCCACCGGCGGCTGGGTTGGCCGACCCGATCTGGCAACCCCGGAAACCGGCCAGCAATTACTGACCCATGCACTGAAGCATTTTCAGTTACTGACCACTGAAATGGCAGCCCGGAAACTTTGA
- a CDS encoding response regulator, whose product MPELTPDQMRVLRVLIAEDEVFLQTVMSGALRDLGVRSITTAINGQDALKLTEKAKQPFDIIFLDLQMPVLDGFGFLEALRALPDKDVAETPVIVLSGHSELAQVLRAAKTGISGYLVKPVSRGKLLSGVTTGLSGKMIDYDELRSKSGG is encoded by the coding sequence ATGCCGGAACTGACACCTGACCAGATGCGCGTTCTCCGGGTGCTTATCGCCGAAGATGAGGTTTTCCTGCAGACGGTGATGAGCGGGGCGCTGAGAGATCTGGGCGTGCGGAGTATTACAACGGCGATAAATGGTCAGGATGCGCTGAAACTGACTGAAAAGGCGAAACAGCCTTTTGATATTATTTTCCTCGACCTGCAAATGCCGGTTCTCGACGGATTTGGTTTTCTGGAGGCTTTGCGAGCCCTGCCGGATAAGGATGTAGCAGAAACACCGGTCATCGTGCTGAGCGGGCATTCTGAACTGGCCCAGGTACTGCGTGCCGCGAAGACCGGAATCAGCGGATATCTCGTTAAGCCGGTATCCCGGGGGAAACTGCTGTCTGGCGTGACGACCGGCTTGTCAGGCAAGATGATTGACTATGATGAGCTCAGGTCCAAGTCTGGTGGCTGA
- a CDS encoding RidA family protein: MAHTRHRKFNTGDTYSNQKLDNDLCQAVKAGNTIYLRGQVGTNFEGETIGIGDPAAQAEQAMKNVKQLLEEVGSELSHIVKITIFITDRAYREPVYREVGKWLKGVFPVCTGLIVQGLAQPQWVMEIDVIAVIPDDA; encoded by the coding sequence ATGGCCCATACCAGACATCGCAAATTCAATACCGGTGATACCTATTCCAACCAGAAACTCGATAATGATCTGTGCCAGGCCGTAAAAGCCGGCAACACGATCTATCTGCGCGGCCAGGTCGGCACCAATTTTGAAGGCGAGACAATCGGCATCGGCGACCCCGCCGCCCAGGCCGAACAGGCCATGAAGAACGTCAAACAGCTGCTGGAAGAAGTCGGTAGCGAACTGTCCCATATCGTCAAGATTACCATCTTCATCACCGACCGCGCCTATCGTGAACCGGTCTATCGTGAAGTCGGAAAATGGCTGAAGGGTGTCTTCCCGGTCTGTACCGGCCTGATCGTCCAGGGGCTTGCCCAGCCGCAGTGGGTGATGGAGATCGACGTCATTGCGGTGATCCCCGACGACGCTTAA
- a CDS encoding hemin receptor: MPIDAEQVRLVKSSFIRLLPVRDEFSQRLYANLFAAAPDVRVLFPKDLRQQREKLIATLTTVVNNASKLDEIDRGIWSLGRNHIDYGVKDVHYQVLKDVLLKTLAEEFGDDMTPDLTAAWSGIYDELASRMRAG, translated from the coding sequence ATGCCAATAGACGCGGAACAGGTGAGACTGGTTAAGTCGTCTTTTATCCGGCTGCTGCCGGTGCGCGATGAATTCAGTCAGCGTTTATACGCAAATCTGTTTGCGGCGGCCCCGGATGTGCGTGTGCTGTTTCCAAAAGATCTGCGACAGCAGCGTGAGAAGCTGATCGCCACCCTGACGACAGTCGTCAACAACGCCTCGAAACTGGATGAAATCGACCGTGGGATCTGGTCGCTCGGTCGTAACCATATCGATTATGGCGTGAAGGATGTTCATTATCAGGTGCTGAAGGATGTGCTGCTGAAGACGCTGGCAGAAGAATTTGGCGATGACATGACGCCTGACCTGACAGCGGCATGGAGTGGAATTTACGATGAGCTTGCCAGCCGTATGAGGGCCGGCTGA
- a CDS encoding LysR family transcriptional regulator, producing MRYVVAVAEEGNVTAAAARLHVSQPSVSSAIRQVEDDFGVQLFIRHHARGLSLTPAGRGIVSEARALLSQAAELDAHARGYAGTVAGQLEIGCFTTIAPFLMPDLIATFSARYPDVRVRAQDGDLQTITHNLIHGRFELAITYELGIDPALETEVLTAVSPSAILPVGHSLAGQATVSLEDLAREPLVLLDLPHSREYFISLFSARNLQPTIRHRSESFEMVRGLVGAGEGVALLNLIPASNVTYAGATVVTRPLVENPPGLKIVLARPAELRLSAAATAFRMICRERRAG from the coding sequence ATGCGTTATGTGGTCGCGGTTGCCGAGGAAGGAAATGTCACGGCTGCGGCTGCACGTCTGCATGTCTCACAGCCCTCTGTTTCCTCTGCGATCCGGCAGGTTGAAGATGATTTCGGTGTGCAGTTGTTCATTCGCCATCACGCCCGGGGGCTGTCGCTGACCCCTGCCGGGCGGGGAATCGTCTCCGAAGCACGGGCGTTGCTGTCACAGGCAGCAGAGCTTGATGCGCATGCCCGTGGCTATGCGGGCACGGTTGCGGGGCAGCTGGAGATCGGCTGTTTTACAACCATAGCCCCCTTTCTGATGCCTGACCTGATCGCAACGTTTTCTGCCCGCTATCCGGATGTTCGTGTCCGGGCCCAGGACGGTGATCTGCAAACCATTACGCACAATTTGATTCACGGACGGTTTGAACTGGCGATCACCTATGAACTGGGAATTGATCCGGCGCTGGAGACGGAGGTTCTGACGGCGGTATCTCCCTCTGCAATTCTGCCGGTGGGGCATTCGCTTGCCGGGCAGGCGACAGTGTCTCTGGAGGATCTTGCACGGGAACCGCTTGTTCTGCTCGATCTGCCACACAGCCGGGAATATTTCATATCGCTGTTTTCTGCCCGCAATTTGCAGCCGACAATCCGGCATCGTTCGGAGTCTTTTGAAATGGTCCGGGGGCTTGTCGGGGCAGGGGAAGGCGTTGCCCTGCTCAACCTGATACCGGCCAGCAATGTGACCTATGCCGGGGCAACAGTTGTCACGCGACCGCTAGTGGAGAATCCGCCGGGGCTGAAGATCGTTCTTGCCCGGCCAGCGGAACTGCGGCTTTCTGCCGCTGCTACTGCGTTCCGGATGATCTGCCGGGAACGCCGGGCGGGTTGA
- a CDS encoding DUF1203 domain-containing protein yields MSYRVTALSTEDVRQYRTGGGDFYGLPGEIMHSDGAFPCRHCLTDLPKGAAALLVAHRPFPVATPYSEVGPVFVCPEHCEPYSQVTELPEVVLSRRVVIRAYSRDHKMRYGHHEMVDGRQADAAIRRLLADPDSDYLHIRSSLTGCYHCRIDREGLADGC; encoded by the coding sequence ATGAGCTACAGGGTCACCGCATTATCGACAGAGGATGTCCGGCAGTACCGGACCGGAGGAGGGGATTTTTATGGCCTGCCGGGTGAGATAATGCATTCCGACGGTGCTTTTCCCTGCCGGCATTGCCTGACGGATCTGCCGAAAGGGGCGGCGGCCCTGCTTGTCGCCCACCGGCCGTTTCCGGTGGCCACCCCCTACAGCGAGGTCGGGCCGGTGTTTGTCTGCCCGGAACATTGCGAGCCCTATAGTCAGGTTACTGAACTGCCGGAGGTCGTCCTGTCCCGGCGGGTTGTTATTCGTGCCTATAGCCGTGATCACAAAATGCGCTACGGGCATCATGAAATGGTCGACGGCCGGCAGGCAGATGCCGCCATAAGACGCCTGCTGGCAGACCCGGACAGCGACTATCTGCATATCCGCTCGTCCCTGACCGGGTGCTACCATTGCCGGATCGACCGGGAGGGCCTGGCTGATGGCTGTTAA
- a CDS encoding response regulator: protein MEQAVQISYQPALVATSFLIAFFASYAALDIGNRLFEKIAGKQDLPWIIAGAVVLGGGIWSMHFIAILAADFGLPVRYGFRLTLLSLVVAVLFSAIGLWVATSTRRTGISIPLAGLASGIAIASMHYIGMAALVIPARAEHDMLLILLSVLIAVVAATAAFWMMSNVTRARLKVLAGVIMAIAICGMHYTGMAAMSYFPENTIHPNLVDTAGNEMLAGLVVFGSALVIFGASAALYADRRISAATDREQAARSQSEERFRNLVEALPVAVVSTRLSDGTIVYANARAANKFRYDPALENASNSDRYVNPEERMQLLESLRQTGEAEVTESLMRRYDGTEFWARISSRRVDDPDGALVISGFFDISDRIEIQTRLEESQAELRRTNSKLQAALEAVNKYASNLESALREAREANQATRAKSTFLASMSHEIRTPMNGVIGLLEILSDTTLDNDQIHLINTIRDSAHSLLKIVDDVLDLSKIEAGKIDIEHSSFDPEELVESVAETLAVAARKKQLDFLLYFDPEIPRHLNGDPVRLRQVLTNLIGNAVKFTSTGSISVSATLEGTADSIAAVRFTVADTGIGISPEQTEKLFEPFSQAEASTTRRFGGTGLGLTISRQLTNLMGGEISVESEPDAGSQFHVNIPFSLSAVISDDARQSDDISGLRVCIVTGDEKRRHVLSSYARYAGAHISFADHPDHAQTGINGDPVDVVVLGSDIIRKTPADDLESFLSGLSANLVAIAPRQSDAEAVSRFGEHVFVLRNLVRRRNYLHAIAVAAGRSSPKEALLLPANLVDESEQPVREQPSIDFPEDGPKVLVAEDHPTNREVLRRQLNRLGIQADIATHGEEAFSFYQVNDYQLLLTDCHMPGMDGYELTRKIREVEKESGAHLPVIAITANALSGEQQRCIAAGMDDYLSKPVEISVLDAKLRTWIDLPSPAASAVMRPAVSVPAPMTGTNPEAEAEAAISIDILQDLVGDDRDSLRTLLQSFVDSIDSSSDEITAASDAGDADAFEEATHKLLGAARTAGAPGLVSVLDLMRKTAMAGDWASLKNQQADLFRETSRVKAFVDAF from the coding sequence ATGGAGCAGGCTGTCCAGATCAGCTATCAGCCCGCGCTTGTTGCGACATCCTTCCTGATTGCTTTTTTTGCCTCCTATGCGGCGCTGGATATCGGCAATCGCCTGTTTGAAAAGATTGCCGGCAAACAGGATCTGCCCTGGATTATCGCCGGTGCTGTTGTGCTGGGCGGCGGCATCTGGTCGATGCATTTCATTGCTATTCTGGCGGCTGACTTCGGGCTGCCGGTGCGATATGGCTTCAGGCTTACCCTCCTGTCACTGGTTGTCGCTGTCCTGTTTTCCGCAATCGGACTCTGGGTCGCCACATCGACCAGACGCACCGGGATATCAATTCCACTTGCCGGACTGGCCAGCGGCATCGCCATCGCCTCCATGCATTATATCGGTATGGCCGCTCTGGTGATCCCGGCCAGAGCCGAACATGACATGCTGCTGATCCTGCTTTCTGTCCTGATTGCCGTCGTTGCCGCAACCGCTGCCTTCTGGATGATGTCCAACGTTACCCGCGCCCGGCTGAAGGTCCTGGCTGGCGTCATCATGGCCATTGCGATTTGCGGGATGCATTACACCGGCATGGCCGCGATGTCCTACTTCCCCGAGAATACGATCCATCCGAATCTTGTCGACACCGCCGGCAACGAAATGCTGGCAGGACTTGTTGTCTTCGGATCGGCTCTGGTGATTTTCGGTGCCTCTGCGGCGCTCTATGCAGACCGGCGTATTTCTGCCGCGACCGACCGCGAACAGGCAGCCCGATCACAGAGCGAAGAACGGTTTCGCAATCTGGTTGAAGCCCTGCCGGTTGCCGTAGTCAGTACAAGGCTGAGTGACGGCACCATTGTCTATGCCAATGCCAGGGCCGCGAATAAATTTCGCTATGACCCGGCGCTGGAAAATGCCAGCAACAGTGACCGGTATGTTAATCCGGAGGAACGAATGCAGCTTCTGGAATCGCTCCGGCAAACCGGCGAAGCAGAGGTGACGGAGTCACTGATGCGCCGGTATGACGGCACGGAATTCTGGGCCCGCATTTCGTCCCGGCGGGTTGATGACCCGGACGGTGCGCTGGTTATTTCCGGCTTCTTCGACATTTCCGACCGGATTGAAATCCAGACCAGGCTGGAGGAATCACAGGCTGAACTTCGCAGAACCAACAGCAAGCTTCAGGCGGCTCTGGAGGCGGTAAACAAATATGCCTCAAATCTGGAATCTGCACTCCGCGAGGCCCGGGAGGCAAACCAGGCGACACGGGCAAAGTCGACCTTTCTGGCCTCCATGAGCCACGAGATCAGGACCCCGATGAACGGGGTGATCGGCCTGCTGGAAATATTGTCGGACACCACACTCGATAACGACCAGATACATCTGATCAACACGATCCGGGACTCTGCTCACTCGCTCCTCAAGATCGTCGATGACGTTCTCGATCTGTCAAAGATCGAAGCCGGAAAAATCGATATTGAGCACAGCAGCTTTGATCCGGAAGAACTGGTAGAAAGCGTTGCCGAGACGCTTGCCGTTGCCGCCCGCAAGAAGCAGCTCGATTTCCTGCTCTATTTCGATCCCGAGATCCCCCGACATCTGAACGGCGACCCGGTCAGGCTACGACAGGTTCTGACAAATCTGATCGGCAATGCCGTGAAATTTACCAGTACCGGGTCAATATCAGTATCGGCGACACTGGAAGGAACAGCGGACTCCATCGCCGCGGTCCGCTTTACAGTTGCCGATACCGGAATTGGCATTTCACCCGAACAGACCGAAAAGCTGTTTGAGCCGTTCTCGCAGGCTGAAGCCTCAACCACCCGCCGGTTTGGCGGCACCGGACTCGGGCTGACAATTTCGCGACAGCTGACCAATCTGATGGGAGGAGAAATTTCTGTCGAAAGCGAGCCTGACGCCGGATCCCAATTCCATGTAAATATTCCCTTCTCGCTGAGTGCGGTCATTAGTGATGACGCCCGTCAGAGTGATGACATCTCGGGCCTGCGGGTCTGCATTGTCACCGGTGACGAGAAACGTCGTCATGTTCTGTCTTCCTATGCCCGCTATGCCGGGGCTCATATATCCTTTGCAGATCATCCGGATCACGCGCAGACCGGTATCAACGGAGACCCGGTCGACGTTGTCGTTCTCGGCTCGGATATCATCCGCAAGACCCCGGCCGATGATCTGGAAAGTTTCCTCAGCGGCCTTTCTGCCAATCTGGTCGCCATTGCACCACGGCAGAGCGATGCGGAAGCGGTCTCCCGATTTGGCGAACATGTGTTTGTCCTTCGAAATCTGGTGCGCCGTCGGAATTACCTTCACGCAATCGCCGTTGCTGCAGGTCGTTCATCACCAAAAGAAGCTCTGCTTCTCCCGGCAAACCTCGTCGATGAATCGGAGCAACCGGTCCGGGAACAGCCATCTATAGATTTTCCGGAAGACGGGCCCAAAGTGCTTGTCGCTGAAGACCATCCGACAAATCGCGAGGTTCTGCGACGTCAGCTTAACCGTCTTGGCATACAGGCTGACATTGCCACCCATGGAGAGGAGGCCTTCAGCTTCTATCAGGTCAACGATTATCAGCTGCTGCTGACAGACTGTCACATGCCCGGCATGGATGGCTATGAGCTGACCCGGAAAATTCGTGAGGTCGAGAAAGAAAGCGGTGCTCATCTTCCGGTTATCGCCATCACTGCAAACGCCCTGAGTGGCGAACAGCAACGATGTATCGCCGCCGGCATGGACGACTATCTGTCGAAACCGGTCGAGATCAGCGTTCTCGACGCAAAGCTCCGGACCTGGATTGACCTGCCTTCCCCAGCCGCTTCAGCCGTCATGCGACCCGCGGTATCTGTGCCGGCCCCAATGACCGGAACAAACCCTGAAGCAGAAGCCGAAGCTGCCATCTCAATCGACATTCTGCAGGATCTGGTGGGTGATGACCGGGACTCACTTCGTACATTACTCCAAAGCTTTGTCGACAGCATCGATTCCTCCTCGGACGAGATTACCGCAGCCAGTGACGCGGGCGATGCCGACGCCTTTGAAGAAGCCACGCACAAACTGCTGGGGGCTGCACGAACCGCGGGAGCACCGGGGCTGGTGTCAGTTCTGGACTTGATGCGCAAAACCGCAATGGCCGGCGACTGGGCAAGTCTGAAAAATCAGCAGGCGGATCTTTTCAGGGAAACCAGCAGGGTGAAGGCATTCGTCGACGCCTTTTGA